A part of Melittangium boletus DSM 14713 genomic DNA contains:
- a CDS encoding FmdB family zinc ribbon protein — MPIYEYACGSCGKTIDVLQKISDPTPEKCTACGAQASLSRVVSRSSFHLKGGGWYKDLYGSTNSSSSGGSSSSSTSSSSTSASSSSDASSSSTSAPSTASSTPAAPAASAKS, encoded by the coding sequence ATGCCCATCTACGAATACGCCTGCGGTTCCTGCGGGAAGACGATCGACGTGCTGCAGAAGATCAGCGATCCGACGCCGGAGAAGTGCACCGCGTGCGGCGCCCAGGCTTCGCTCAGCCGCGTGGTGAGCCGCTCCAGCTTCCACCTCAAGGGCGGCGGTTGGTACAAGGACCTCTACGGCTCCACCAACTCCAGCTCCAGCGGTGGCTCGTCGTCCTCGAGCACGTCGTCCTCGAGCACGAGCGCGTCCAGCTCCAGCGACGCGTCCTCCTCCAGCACGAGTGCGCCGAGCACGGCCAGCAGCACCCCCGCGGCGCCGGCCGCGAGCGCCAAGAGCTGA
- a CDS encoding Fur family transcriptional regulator, whose translation MDEVLQHYMAQHGLKSTRQRTLIIDTFFSVGGHLSVEELWNKVREQDAKVSVATVYRTMKLLGECGLAHARNFGDGQTRYEAAVGRHHHDHLICTHCGTIVEFEDERIEQMQEVVARKHGFTVTSHKMELYGLCRNCQRLGKAKSEA comes from the coding sequence ATGGACGAGGTGCTGCAGCATTACATGGCGCAGCACGGGTTGAAGAGCACGCGCCAGCGCACCCTCATCATCGACACCTTCTTCTCCGTCGGCGGGCACCTGTCCGTCGAGGAGCTGTGGAACAAGGTGCGCGAGCAGGACGCCAAGGTGTCCGTGGCCACGGTCTACCGGACCATGAAGCTGCTCGGGGAGTGTGGGCTCGCCCATGCCCGCAACTTCGGCGACGGGCAGACGCGCTACGAGGCGGCCGTGGGCCGTCACCATCATGATCACCTCATCTGCACCCACTGCGGCACCATCGTCGAGTTCGAGGATGAGCGCATCGAGCAGATGCAGGAGGTGGTGGCGCGCAAGCACGGCTTCACGGTGACGTCGCACAAGATGGAGCTGTACGGGCTGTGCCGTAATTGCCAGCGCCTGGGCAAGGCCAAGAGCGAGGCATGA
- a CDS encoding peroxiredoxin family protein, with the protein MRRRGFRALVCAGVLTLAGCHRGPEVPRLTGTGSPYLRALWLPSVGPTPYDWRQLPGRVVLVSFFATWSFPSLAQLPTLEALQKERGAQGFQVVLVGLDLDGARTLAPFAEEYASLGIPVLVSDPALQQGQSAFGLIPALPASFLLDKEGQVAGAWQGMAGHAALSEAVQTLLRR; encoded by the coding sequence ATGAGGCGAAGGGGGTTCCGGGCACTGGTGTGCGCTGGGGTGCTGACGCTCGCTGGCTGCCACCGGGGGCCCGAGGTGCCCCGGCTCACGGGGACGGGCTCTCCTTATCTGCGCGCGCTGTGGCTGCCGTCGGTGGGGCCCACCCCCTACGACTGGCGCCAGCTGCCCGGACGGGTGGTGCTGGTGTCCTTCTTCGCCACCTGGAGCTTTCCCTCCCTGGCCCAGTTGCCCACGCTCGAGGCGCTTCAGAAAGAGCGGGGCGCCCAGGGCTTCCAGGTGGTGTTGGTGGGGTTGGATCTCGACGGGGCGCGCACGCTGGCGCCCTTCGCCGAGGAATACGCCTCGCTCGGCATCCCCGTCCTGGTGTCCGATCCGGCCCTTCAGCAGGGTCAGAGCGCCTTCGGCCTCATCCCCGCGCTCCCCGCTTCCTTCCTCCTGGACAAGGAGGGGCAGGTCGCGGGGGCCTGGCAGGGCATGGCCGGCCACGCGGCGCTGTCCGAGGCCGTCCAGACGCTGCTGCGCCGCTGA